TGGCTCCTATGTAGCCCTGCCCTGCCCAAATCTCTCTGTCAATGCCCAGGGGCAGCTGAAGACAGACACTGCATCTGTGAAGGACCCTGGCAAAGGATGCCCAGGGCATAAATCCAGAGCAGCTCCTGAGAAGGCAGCTCTTGGGAAAGGAGAGCCACCAGCTGCTGCCAAAGAGAAAAACCCAGGCCTCCTGCAAGGAGGGAGCAACGTGGCAGAGTGGGAGCTGGAGAAGCCTCCTCCAAGTGCAAGGTGAGGGAGGGCCAGGGCTGtgaggggaggcaggagggaaggcagGGCAGCTCTCTGACTGCACTGTCTCTGACCAGGGAGCACAGCATCACTCGAGACTATGAGCAAGAGTTTCCTGGACCAGGGACCCTTCCAGAGCCTGACTCTGTTAGGGCAGAGCCCCGAGGCAGGCGCAGCATTGAGGCTGTGGACCTGGAGAGTGAGGTGACGTGATGTCCTGTTGTGAAGACAGCAGGGCCCAATCCTTAGCGCCCGTTACAAGAACCCTGGGGGAGTCAGGGCCTGTGACACCAGCCCTCTCTTATCTGTGGTTAGGAGCTGGAGAGTGATGAGGAGTGGCAGCACTTGATTGAGGCCACAGAGCCTTCAGCCATGCAGCTGAGTGCGCCGCTAAGTCTCCTGAGGGATTCGGCCTTTCGTCAGCGTGTCCGGGCCCGCCTTGCAGACTCCAGCCAGCAGGTGAGCAGTGGCTGGCCTACCCAGCCAGCTAGCACGGGGGGCTCTGAGCGAGGCACAGATGACTTTTCCTCATCCGAAGTTGAACTAAGGATGTTGGTAGTGCCCCCTGTCCAGCCAGAAAGGAGATCCTTTGCTTTCCCTAGAGACTGGAGCTGTCCCATGCATTTAGCTGGCCATCTTTCCCTTGGTTATCCACTGTCTTAGCAGATGGagggcagccccacagccagcagAGAGGCTGTAGCATCCTAAGCCGTAACCACTGCCAATCATGAGCCCTTCTGGCTTCTCCCTGCCCAGGTGCTGGAAGGGATGCTGGAGGGAGCGTCCCATCTCCGTCCTGCACTTCGTGTTGTGGGCAACCTCCTGGCTACCCAGTGTGACTCGGAGCTTCTGTACCACTTTTGCCAAGAGCTGGATATGCCTCTGTTCCTGCTATGTTTAGCCAAGAAGATCCTGGAGAACAGTAACGCCAAGCAGGTGCATATGGGAATGCAAGCAGTGTGGGGCTCCCTCCAGCACTGCAGAATGCTAGTGCCAGGCCCCCAGGAGCTGGGGTGATGCCTCCTGGGGGCCCCCTGTGTCCTTCTGGAGCTGGCTCGCAGAACTGTCACCTCTTCCACACCCCCTTCAGAAGGGGGAGGTCCTGACAGGGAAGGACCCTCATCACAGTTGTGTCAGGGTGGCCAGTGGAAAATTCccacttgctttttctctggCTCCTGCAGCAGTCTTGGTGCATCGTGGTGCTGACAGACCTCATCGTGGTGACCACAGTTTATTTCAGCAGTGAGTGCTGCCTGGAGGGGAGCCAGCAGAAGTGCAGGTAGGAAAACTGCAGCAACCCAGTGGGGAGACAGGCGTCAGGCTGAGAACAGAGTTCAGATGTGTTACCTGCTGGCCTTGGCTTACAAAGCGCAGTGTGCCGCCTGCTCCGTTAGCCAGGGCGGTAGGGGCCTGGCCAGATCCTGTCCTTGTAACCAGGGGCCATgattctctgctcttctctgcccctgctgcctcctgcttcCCGCAGCCTGCAGACTTTCCAGGAGTGTGCCGGCCATTTTCTAGCCCTGCTGCCGGAGCTGCTGGCCCAGTCGGCTGACAGTGAGATGAGACTCTGCAAGCAAAGCCTCCTGGTAAGGGTCCCCCTGACTCCCATGACACTCTCCCCAACTGCCCTGCCAGGTATGCAAGCCGCAGGGCTGGTTGTGTGCTTTGGGAGAACAGGCCAAGGacccctcctcccagctgtgGGAGTTTCATATATTGGTGGCAGGACCAGCTGTCTTACTCACTGGGGGCTTTGGGGGGTTGCATGCAGCAAGGAGTGCCTGAGGTGCTGAGAGGACACCTTCCCTGGCTCTGTGCCTGTGTGTACCTCTCCCTCGGCTGGTGTGCAGCTGCATGTGGCTCCCATGCAGCAACAGGGGGACTTAAGTGACTGGGTATTGGCCCCTGTGGCTCCACCACATAAGCTCCCTATCAGctctccctctgcagcctccttcctgctcacccttctctcccctccctgcctctgTCTGCAGTGACAGCAGCCCCTGTGTCTCCCACAGTGCTTCACCCTGCTCTGCGAGAGCTTGGATGCAAGGTGCCCTTCCATCTCCGCCCCCTTTTATGCCAGCCTGAGAGAGAAGCATCAACCCCTGCTGAATGGACTCCTCCAGGGATCTACCTcggagcagcctgctctgcaaGGTAGTGGTGGTCAGACAGCAGCCTGTCACCTTCTTCTGGGGCTCCCTGGTGTCgcctctccctccagcccctgggCTTCCTCGGAGTGCTGACTACTATTGCAACACTATTGCCAAGAAGAGGTGGCTCTTACGTGATCTCACGTCAAAGCTGCTTTGCCCAAGCCCCTGCTATTCACAGCTCTTTGTCCTCCCCTTCAATCACAgagttcctcctcctcatctcaCAAGCCTGACTTTTCCCCTCTTGCTCCCCACCCCCATCCTGCAGCTCCTTGGTGTCCCTCACACTTGGAACATGTCTCCTGAGTTCTTGCTCTGTGCAGGTGCAGCGATGGAGCTCAAATCAGCCCATGACCAGAGGCAGCATGTGGCAGATCTCTTTATGGCtgcactggctgctgcctgcagcatcCCCCTGGGAAGGAACGGGTGTCGGGAAGCCAAGCAGCAGGTCAGGCCATCTCTCTTTGCAGGGCAGGGAGATGTCCTTGGtccctgcagaagcagtgaCCTTTTGcaggagaatatttttcagcaacGAAGTGCAGGGCTGGGATTCTCCAGGTTTGATGGCTGCAAGGCTGGGATCCCCTGGGGTGTGCAGGCTGCTCCTTTCCAGGCAGGAGCTGAGCTCCAGGAGAATCTAAGGACTCCTAGGTCAATTAAAAGACTCACACTTAGGATCTGATCTGTGGCATAAACTAAATAATGACAAAGTCAATGTAGAGAAGGAGTAAATTCTTGTATGACAGTGATGTGGACAGCAGGAAATCTGAAACTGAATGGACAATAAATAAGCGGGAGAATGAAGGAGAGCAGGAATGCATTTGATCCTTAATTTCAACTCTGAGTCAGCaaggagggaggcagaggagaaatCTCACTTTGCTTATCTTAGCTCAGGGACTGTGTGTCAAAGCAATGCTGGGTCATGGCATATAGGTACCCTTGAGTGAATGCAGGCACCATGCAGGGAGCAGAGGCattctttattttgttgctaGTATTACACTGCCTAATTCTGGGCAATGCTTCAGAGTGCTCAGGGTGAAAATCAGACTGATTTCTGCAGGTCTCCCAGGAGGTGGCTGAGAAGCTCATGGAAGGAGAGAGCCAGCAGCTTGGGAGGCTACTGGGGAGACTTGAGCACCCAAGCTGCTCCCTGAATGTGCTCAAGGTAATGGCCTCATCCATCTGGCTGTCCATGCACCCTGTTgggctgtctgtctgtctgtcctgaGAGGCAGTCAGTCCCTTTTGACTCCAGACAAAGGCCTGGGGAAGGGGGAACTGTGGGCTCAGCCCTCAATGACTCCCATCTCTGTGGTGTCAGTTGCTGAGCAGCTGAGCCCATAGTAGCCACGGGGTCTAACGGCGATGGGCCTAATAGCTGCAGCTCTGTCCCTAGGGGCTGGTGTGCATCTCTCCCCCTTTGCCTTGCAGATCCTCTATGCTGGCTGCTATGCCAGCCCAAGCCTGTGCCAGAACCTGGGAAGAAGCCAGCGAGTGTGGGGTTCCCTCATGCAGCTCTCGAAGGGCAAGGTAGGATTAACTGCATCCCTGATGGTGGGGTAGGAGTACTGGTGGGCAGGACACATTCCCCTGAGAGCTGTCTGCAGGGAGTGTGACCCAGTGCTGGCTGTGCTGATGGGCAGAGATATTTGagcagggagggggaagaaatgGAGCAAGGAGTGGCTCTGGGGCTCTGAGGGTGTGGGATGGGCAGAGAGTATATTTAGAGCAGGTGGTGGGACCAGGCCGGTTGGGGCTGAAGAGGGTGgtgtggaggaggagagagatgaGACCAAGAGGAGAAGCTGAGCCAGGATCCTGCCAGGGCAAAACACAGACCAGACTGGGGGTAGAATGTGCAGAGGAGAGCTTGGGGGAGCCCTGCCTGGAGCATGCAGGTGCCATCTTCCCTGCAGGGCCCAGATACATGTCCTCCTTTCCTCCCGGCCTTatgtctcccctcccccccgtcATTCCTGCTCCCTTGTCAGGTCCCTATGGCAGATGTGGCCCGGTGGGCAGCCTGTGAGGCctctctgcacctgctggccctgctcacCCTGCAGCTCCAGGGCTCCCCTCCCAGGTAAGCACCCACCTTCACCTGTGCCTGCCTCATGCTGGGGCAGGGACATAACAGAGGAGACCAACCCTGCCTAGAACAAGCTTCTGTCCTATGCCCAGCTCAGAGCTGGGATTCTCGTCTCCAATCCCTCTGATGCATGAGCAGGGTGCTGGGCAGTGTGGCTGGGTGTTGGAGGTGCTATAGGGACACAGAATGGATGAGGAGGTGCTGTGAACACATTTTGCTCTCGCCTTGCATGGTGGCTGCTTCCCAGCACTGGTGGGTGGAAGTTTGGATGCTGTTGCTCTGTGGGATGTGAAGCACTGGGAACATAGTGCTGGGAGGAGGGCTCAGCTATCTCCTAGTCTTTATATTTCAGGCTTGAGGAGGTGGTTACAGTGGCCATGGATATCATCACCCAGTCTCCTGTCATCTCCCTTGTGGTGAGTCGGTCCACCCAACCAGAGCCACCATTAGAGCCTTGCAGAACCCCACATCCCATCTGAGTCCTGCTGTTCCTCACCCAAGGTGGCAGGGGTGCTGCCTGGCTGTCCAGTCATGTGGAGGGGAACGCAAAATCAGCCTTGAGTGGGCATAAAGGAAAGTCTCAAAGGTGCTGagctctccctgctccctcagGGTGCTGCAGCATTCCTCCTGACACAGCTCAATCAGCACGGGGTGATCATGGCACTCAGGGGAGAGGAGATCCTGCCAGCAGTGATGAACGCGTTGATGGCACCTATTGAGGTACAGGACAGGGACAGAGGAGtgggagggctgtgctgtcacaCCACTGCAGAGGTGTGCAAACAGAGACAAGGTCATAGAGGTGGAGGGTGGTTACTGCTACCCTCAGACCTAGTACCCACCTCCAACCTACCCCACACCCTCTCttacagctgcagctgcccccACCAATGGGTGCTGGTATCTATGATGGgctctttttcctcctgctgaagCTCCTTGCCCAGGTACTGGCCTGCCCCTCTCCCCTTGCCTGGTCCCTGTTAAGGCTTGGTGTGAGGCAGAAAGACCTGAACATGGATCGGTGATGAAAGCAGAGGCAAGCCAGGGCACTGGGGAGCTTTGGCTGAGCTGTGTGATCCTGTGAAAGTCACATAGCGTTCTTAGGTTTCTCGTGGAGCTCTGGAGGGTTTGCAAGAGGGTAAGAGCCAGGAAATGGGGATTCATGGGAACATCAGAGGGgaaaagggcagagatgccttGGGACTGGCTACATCAGCAGGCActgcagggctgctggctgcctggTCCACCCAGTGCTGACCTCCCCAGGGTCATGGAGCAGGTGAGCACATGGACCAAAGCCCTAGGGAGGAGCAGCGGGCTAGGAAGCCCCTTGACACCTGCCTCTCCATCACTAGGAGGATGTGGTCGTGGAATGGGGCTTTGCTGCCTCAGAGCTGTGGAACGTTGTATGGCATAGAGTTGCTGCGGTGCTTCATGTGGGCAGTGAGAATGCAATGCTGGAAGGAGACAGTCTAGGGGCAGGCCACCCCACAGCAGAGCCGGACTGGaacctcctctcccctcagggTAGGAGCTGGGGGACCACAGGGTATTTGGTCTTGGACCCAGCCCCACATCCTGCCTTCCAACTTGCCCACATGTCCATCCTCATCAGCATTTGGTCCCTGTGGCCAGAGGGGCTAAAGGGATTTCTCCTGAACATTGCTCTTTTCCTCCACGGAGCAAAGGCCGGGCAGGCCAACACTGTGCCAAGTCAGCACAAGCCCAGCTGGGCCAGGggcagagaaacaggaaagagcATCTCTGTAGCAGGGAATGCCTCACCCTGGCAAAAGCGACCACTGTGGGCACTGCCATGGGCCACCTCCCGGAGAGCTGTCTGTCTCAGACAGGGAAGCAGAAGCAACCCTGGAGCTGCGTGGGGAGCACTGGACAGACAGGAGAGGGGAGACTCTGCAGCCTTCCCTAGTTTTGTGCTATTCCCCCTGCAGGCATCCTGCTCTTCCTCAGCCTGGCCCTCTTCGTCTTCACCTGTGAGTCGCCCCAGTGCCTGCCTCAGCTCGCTCAGCCCTGTGGTGTCCTCATGGAGACGCTGAAGACGTTGCTGTCCCCCAGCTTCCTGGCATGCCTGGCACAGACGTGAGTTGTGGTGCGGGGCTGAGAAATGTGGAACTCAGCACCTGGTAGTGACTTGGATGCTAGTATGCAGAAGGCTGAGAAGTAGCTGACCTGGCTCTTGCTGGGCACAGTTCCTCCGCAGAGCCTCTCCTTGGTGCCTGCCATGAGGAAAGCTCTGTCTCTTGTCCTGCTGTTTTTTGATCACCTCTGTGTTAAGCTGAATCTCTCCAACAAACCTAGGCAAGTGGGGGAGAACGGGGATCCTGAGCTGGTCCCAGCTGTGGTGCTCCAGGCCTGCCAGCTCCTCTGTTTCCCTTTTGCCCTGGATGTGGATGAAGACACATTGTCATCAGTCATGAAGGGTGTGAGAGACTCTCAGATCCCTGCCCACCTGCTGCAGGTACCCTAAGGTCTTCCCCATTTCCTTCCCCTGTGCCCAACTGCCTGACCCCAAACTTCTCTCTTCCACACTCTGGATACATCTTCCTGCATTAGGAACCTGCAAGGGACCTCTTGTCCCTAACACATGACACTGTTTCACACCCTGCCAGCACTGCAGATTTCTGTTCACACAAGGACATCACTCGGGTGCCACGCAGCCCTTGGAGCAGGTCAGCTGCTCCATACCATCCTGCTGGCAGGCTTCAGACACTGCCTGGCTTGCCGTGGGGTTAAGCCTCAACCACTCTCCAGCCCACATGTGGGGACAATTCACTCAGCCCTGCTGTTTTGTCTCCTTTCTCCTAGGCCTGCTGTCATCATCTGCCCTTTTCGGACACGGAGCTCCCCATAAGTCTTTTGTGCCACCTCGTTGTGTCTGATGAGCAGGTCATAGACCAAACTGTTGGGGAGGCTGCTGCCTCGGAGCACATCATTGCCTTCTTGACAACCGTCTTGTTTTCAGATAACCCCACGATCACAAGTGATCTCCTGTCCCTCTTGACTCATGTGGCCCGGGTCTGTCCGGAGCACCTGCCCTTTCTCCAGAGGATCCTGGGCGGCTCAGATGTGGCCTGTCAGCCACTGACTCGCCTGCTTTGCCATTCGGAACACTCTGTACGTGCCAAAACCTGCAGTcttctgggcaacctgctccgACACGGCCACGGCTTTCCCCAGGCACTGCAGAGTCAGCTTGGTCTGCTAGAGAGCCTGCTGGAGTGCCTGGCAGACCAGGACGAGAACGTGCGCAAGGCAGCCAGTTTTGCAGTGGGCAATGCTGCTTACCACAGGTCCTCCCCGGCCGAGACCCTGGGCAGGGCCATACCTAGGCTGACAAAACTCTTGAGCGATGTGCAGGCCAAGACACGCTGCAATGCAGCCTGGGCCCTCGGCAACCTGGGGCAACACTCGGTGGAGCTGGGAGACATGCTGATCCAGAGCAAGGCCCCCCAAGTCCTGCTGGAGGTGGCGTGCCGGGACCCCTGGGCCAGCGTGCGGGAAGGAGCCCTCGTTGCCCTGCGGGCCGTCAGCCAGCACCCAGCGATACAGCAGGTACTTCTGCATCCCAACAGCATGGGTGCTcatgggcaccctgacctcTTTTGTGGGATATCTGACAGCACTGGAGGGGCTGAGGGAAGGCACCAGGCAGGCTTGTGACTCCTGTGTCCTCTCTTTGCTCCGTAGGTGCTGCTGTCTCTCGGGGCCAGTGAGAAGCTGGCTGTACTGGCCAGCAGGGACTCTCAGCCCACTGTTGGTGGCAGCCCCCGGCCTTCTTCCACCCGACACTGCAAAAAGCTCATCCACCTCCTTGCACCTATGCACAGCACCTGAGGAAGCCAGCACTGGGAAACCACCTGTCCCCCCAGATCCTGGCAAGTGCCTGCAAGCAGTACGTGCTCCTGTCTCTCATTCTGCACCGGCACTGAGAGCTAAAGCCTGTGGTCACTGGGAGGTTGTCTCCACCGAAACTTTCCAGCAGGTTGAGAGAAACACTCTTCCTCCTTGTGCTTCAGCCCTGACCTTCAGCAAAATCCACTTCCTCTACCCCAAGAAGGACCCTGGTCAGCAGCCCAGGTTCTTGGCTGTTGCTAGAATTTAACCTGGACAGATCCAATCTTCAGAAACAGGGACATGCTCCTTGCAGTGGGGCAGCCATCTTCGGCCCAAGCATTCCACGTGCGGCAAAGGTGGCGTTCCTGGACTTCTTAGTGTTACAGTGAGAGAGGTGTCTGCATAGGGACTTGTGGAGTACCTACGTGCCCTGTGCCCAGAGAGCTCCACACCCACGCTCTCCCCAGGGTGAGGCCTTCCAGCCCATCCAGCTTTAATGTGAAGGCTGTGAAGCTTTTCCCGGGAAAGAGCCTCTCAATCTAAAGAAACTGGCTCTTGATAACAGGCCTCCTTGCGCTGTATTTCTGCAGGTCCCCTGGGGGAGGCACACAGGGTGCAGAGAGAAGAAGGGCGGCGTAGCGGCCGTGCTGCCGATGTGCCACGGCGCTGTGTGCCGGTGCCCCGGGGACCGGCCGGGGCGCTGCTGCGGGGGCACCCGTCGGGGCAGGGGGGCCGCACTGCGCAGGCTCCCCGCTCGGCCGCCAGGGGGAGCCGTGAAGGGGGGGGCGCGCGAGGCGTGCTGGGAGTTGTAGTCCGCGAGGAGGCGGCGGGCCGGTAGCCAAGGTGCATGCCGGGATCTGTAGTCCCGGCGGTGGCCTTTGCGCGCGCGCCGTGGCGGCGTGCGTCACGtggcgccgcggcgccgccccgcaTCCCTATGGTAACGGCGGGCGGTTCGGTGGCGGCGCGCGGGAGCGGAGGtgcggcggggcccggggggccggggcgcccgcccgcccggccggtgagtgcggcgggggggggggggggtcggcgCCTCCCTTCCCGCTTCCCCGCGCCctgcggccgcggggcccctccggcccctccgcggcctccccccgcggcgcgggcccTCTTCCCAGGCCTCGTCGGGGGCGGCCCCCCGCGAAGCAGGGccttccccccccaccttcAGGGCCGCCTCTGCAGAGCGGGCCCCCTCCCTGCCTAAGGCTCTGGATCCCTCCCTCAGAAATAGAGACCCCCCCATCACCGGGCTCCCCTCGAGGGGCGGCTGCACCTTCCCCCGAGGCGCGCTGGGGACCCGGCTACCTTCGCCCTTAAGGAGTGGAGCCCtgctcccccccgcccctccccacacACCAGGAGCCCTTTAAAATGGAGCCTGTGTCCACAGCAGGGAGCCCCCTGTGCTGCCCTCCTTCCCTGCGGTCCTCTcccttcctgctgctgtgggGTCCTGGGGTCCCCAGCCCACCCCCCCTGCCGGTGTGCAGGGGTGCCTGTGTGTGCCTCTGTTCGGAGGAGGCAGCTCCTGGGGCAGGATGCAGTCTCAGTGGCATCTTTGActctgaaatctttttattGGAAGGAATGAATAACAGCATGCTCCAGCGTGAGCCACCAGGGAGGAGGAGTTAGCTCTCCAGCTAGCTATGCTCTGAGTGAACCTCCCTAATGGTACTTGGTGCTCTACTAAGGATgggtgctgggcacagcagGACCCATGCAGATTGCTGAGGCAGCTTTGCTGTTAATCCAACCATCCAGGTCTTGGCCGACTACTCTCTTGTCATAAAAAGGAGCCTGTGACCCTGAAAGGTGaatggcagagctgcagcaagccTGGAAGTGCTCCCTGAGTATCTTCAGGAATCGGGCTGGGAATCGCAGACACAGGCAGGGGCCTTGATGTCCTGGGTCGGTCTGCTTTTTCCCTGCCTGTGTGGGGCTGCTCCCCCCTGTACTGTTACAGGGCAGATTGTGGATACCTCATGAGCATCACAAGTTCAGCCATGCAGCTCCACATCCGAATCCGCCCTATGTAATTCCTTATGATGTGACTCTTCTTTCTCATTGCTATGTGCTCTGGACTGAATGCGCATGTCTGGCAGCTCCCACTCGGGCCCTGGGCTGTTGTATGCTGCAGAGGGATAAGATAGCTGGCACTTGGAGACTAAGGTTGACCTAGACAGTTTTGGAAAAGTCAAATGTTTCATTGCTTCCAGCGTtatctaatattttttcctatctctttGCCATTGTACTCAGTGGACTGTGAAACTTTTTCATACTTGTATTGCTCTCTTGCAGTAGTTTTTAAGTTTTGTATTAGGCAAACTTTATTTGTGACAAATGAGATCCGCTCAGTCCTCAGTCAGGCCTGTGGCCCTTCCCTGCCCAGCAGGGATCACTTTGCCTGAAGGACACTGACAGGGCCAAATGCCACAGTCCCCAGATAACATGCCCTGGGCCTTGCTTGTGGGGAATGCCTGCATGGAGGTGTCATGTCCCAAGTGTAGCAGCGTGGGTCTGGGGCTTGGCTACCATGCTGGCTTGGCTGAATGCCGCTACCATGAGCTTGCCCATTCATGGGCGTTTCTGGGGTTCCTCCTGTGCAGCAACCTGGGATTGTTCGAtggcttttttttcagcttgaatCTGTTTCTGTCCATGTTTTCACCAAGGCTGTTCTACCCCCAAGCTCTGAGATGCCCCTGTGTGGAGGTGCTTGGGACTGGCACTGGGATTTGGCAGTGGGGTTGTTGCAGTGCCTCCAAATGCATATTCCTCCCTCCCTAGTCAAGGCTATGCTGTCTGGCATTCCTTCCCTTGTAGACTAGGAGGAAACTGAGGTGGTTCTTCCAGGTTATGTGGTTGCACAGAGGCTGTAGCCTCTCCTTTTAGGGCAGtggggtgtatgtgtgtgtttctgaAGTACTGGAAGTTGGCTTTCAGATTGGCATGGGATGGGTCCTCATTGCATACTGAAAGACAGACCTGGgagctttttcttctggtttcaggtatgtttcagaaaaagagtTATTATGAAAAGAGGAGGGACAAAGAAAATTGAAGTGTTTTGAGCTAATCAAGCAGGATTTGCTTCCTTGGTACGTATTACTGTTTTATGCTTATTACGCTCATTCTGAGTTtctcatgtttattttatttctttgccgAAGGCTGAGAGTGGACGAGGATGTGTCAAACCAGACTTTTCTGTGCCGAGAGTCTGTCAATTCCTGCACTGGAGGTTAAACTCTCTCTAGATTTGGCTGTGTGATTACACACGCTTCTGTTGTGAAACTAGATTAAGAACCCTGTCCATTTGGTTTGCTATCCGCTTGGATCCACCAGGGGAGATAATAGCAGAAAGGTGCTTTGGACTACTTCCTTGAAATAGTCTAGGCTGTAAAATACCCCGTGCTTTAACTGGCTCTTCCTAAGCGAGACTCGTTTCCCCAGCTTATATTGTGAATACTGATAGTTGTTCCTGTAGCTAAAAGTATGAGAAACTATGATGCAGGGCAGGAGTAAAGGCAGGGACTTCTCGGCTTCGTTACTGAGGAGTACAGAGCTGAGGCTCTGCTGTCACTGTGCAGCAGGCCTTCTTTAAGGCCTGGGAGCTCTACTGATGGAGACTACTAGGAAAATTCAAGGAAATGCCTTGGTAGCTTATGGGGCTGAGATGCAATGTTTGAATGCTTGTGATTCTCATAGACTCTTTCTTCACACATTCCTTGTTTAGTGTGAAGTGGTGTTCAACTGTCATGCTGCTGTGGGGTGTTGTGCTGGGGCCAGAAGTGGCAGGGCTGTGAGTCCCTTCTCTGCGAGTGCACAGGGGCACACAGTGCCCTTACGCCGTGGGAGATGTCTGCACAAAGGCTGCCTGAGCAGCGTCGTGCTGCTCGTCATAGGTTTTGCTCCACGCTCTGGGCCTTTTGCCTCTGGCTTCCCTGCGACCAGAGAGCGCAGCAGCTAGGTT
This DNA window, taken from Rhea pennata isolate bPtePen1 chromosome 6, bPtePen1.pri, whole genome shotgun sequence, encodes the following:
- the STK36 gene encoding serine/threonine-protein kinase 36, which translates into the protein MLMMEKYHVLEVIGEGSFGRVYKGRRKYSAQVVALKFIPKVGRSEKELKNLQREIEIMRGLHHPNIIQMLDSFETDKEVVVVTDYAEGELFQILEDDGSLPEDQVQTIAAQLVSALYYLHSHRILHRDMKPQNILLGKGGIIKLCDFGFARAMSIHTMVLTSIKGTPLYMSPELVEERPYDHTADLWSMGCILYELFVGTPPFYTSSIFQLVSLIVKDPVKWPEAISPVFKSFLQGLLMKDPRQRLSWPELLSHPFIAGRVTVIDDTEAHGISNPFTTKLSPELQALKEQQAHSLAPRSGQSRILRKARQKMAEDARKKGQLKTDTASVKDPGKGCPGHKSRAAPEKAALGKGEPPAAAKEKNPGLLQGGSNVAEWELEKPPPSAREHSITRDYEQEFPGPGTLPEPDSVRAEPRGRRSIEAVDLESEELESDEEWQHLIEATEPSAMQLSAPLSLLRDSAFRQRVRARLADSSQQVLEGMLEGASHLRPALRVVGNLLATQCDSELLYHFCQELDMPLFLLCLAKKILENSNAKQQSWCIVVLTDLIVVTTVYFSSECCLEGSQQKCSLQTFQECAGHFLALLPELLAQSADSEMRLCKQSLLCFTLLCESLDARCPSISAPFYASLREKHQPLLNGLLQGSTSEQPALQGAAMELKSAHDQRQHVADLFMAALAAACSIPLGRNGCREAKQQVSQEVAEKLMEGESQQLGRLLGRLEHPSCSLNVLKILYAGCYASPSLCQNLGRSQRVWGSLMQLSKGKVPMADVARWAACEASLHLLALLTLQLQGSPPRLEEVVTVAMDIITQSPVISLVGAAAFLLTQLNQHGVIMALRGEEILPAVMNALMAPIELQLPPPMGAGIYDGLFFLLLKLLAQEDVVVEWGFAASELWNVVWHRVAAVLHVGSENAMLEGDSLGAGHPTAEPDWNLLSPQGILLFLSLALFVFTCESPQCLPQLAQPCGVLMETLKTLLSPSFLACLAQTQVGENGDPELVPAVVLQACQLLCFPFALDVDEDTLSSVMKGVRDSQIPAHLLQACCHHLPFSDTELPISLLCHLVVSDEQVIDQTVGEAAASEHIIAFLTTVLFSDNPTITSDLLSLLTHVARVCPEHLPFLQRILGGSDVACQPLTRLLCHSEHSVRAKTCSLLGNLLRHGHGFPQALQSQLGLLESLLECLADQDENVRKAASFAVGNAAYHRSSPAETLGRAIPRLTKLLSDVQAKTRCNAAWALGNLGQHSVELGDMLIQSKAPQVLLEVACRDPWASVREGALVALRAVSQHPAIQQVLLSLGASEKLAVLASRDSQPTVGGSPRPSSTRHCKKLIHLLAPMHST